In Caproiciproducens sp. NJN-50, the following are encoded in one genomic region:
- a CDS encoding segregation and condensation protein A — protein MDLLLALLAKNKLNIFDIQITELVDQYLEQIEAMRGREMDVSSEFLEMAAKLIYLKTVSLLPKREEAEQLRRELSGQLIEYRDCKRAAALLGGRFSFDSFTRGPEKLEPDRRYRGHHAPEELYAAYLSAAGRGKRFLPPPKESFSAIVSHRIVSVSSRIVYILRRLRVKSGQSYEALFDGIGDHSERVATFLAVLELIKGKRIFLDGKHNPEVKLLNGGGRHGDKKAAGSD, from the coding sequence TTGGATCTGCTGCTGGCGCTGCTTGCGAAAAACAAGCTGAATATTTTCGATATTCAGATCACCGAGCTGGTCGACCAGTACCTGGAGCAGATCGAGGCGATGCGCGGGCGGGAGATGGATGTGTCCAGCGAATTCCTGGAGATGGCCGCAAAACTGATTTATCTGAAAACCGTTTCCCTTCTGCCGAAGCGTGAAGAAGCCGAGCAGCTCAGACGCGAGCTCAGCGGGCAGCTGATTGAATACCGGGACTGCAAACGCGCCGCCGCCCTGCTGGGCGGGCGATTCAGCTTTGACTCCTTCACCAGAGGACCAGAGAAGCTGGAGCCGGACCGCAGATATCGGGGGCATCATGCGCCGGAGGAGCTTTATGCGGCATATCTGAGCGCCGCGGGGCGCGGCAAACGATTTCTTCCCCCTCCCAAAGAGTCGTTTTCCGCGATTGTGTCCCACAGGATCGTCTCCGTGTCCTCCCGCATTGTCTATATTCTCCGGCGCCTGAGAGTGAAAAGCGGACAAAGTTACGAGGCCCTGTTCGACGGGATCGGGGACCATTCCGAACGGGTGGCGACCTTTCTCGCCGTGCTGGAGCTGATCAAGGGCAAACGGATTTTTCTGGATGGGAAACAC
- the rpmB gene encoding 50S ribosomal protein L28, which produces MAKCEICGKDIAFGIKVSHSHRRSNRTWKPNVMRVKAIVNGSPKRIYACTRCLRSGKVTRAV; this is translated from the coding sequence ATGGCAAAATGTGAAATCTGCGGCAAGGACATTGCTTTCGGCATCAAGGTATCCCATTCTCACAGGCGTTCCAACCGTACCTGGAAGCCCAACGTCATGCGTGTAAAGGCGATCGTGAACGGTTCTCCCAAACGTATTTACGCCTGCACCCGCTGCCTGCGTTCCGGCAAAGTGACCCGCGCCGTCTGA
- a CDS encoding site-2 protease family protein yields MLIDMLRGLFSGGSVDMASVISQILATLFIIFCILPLHEFAHGWAAEKLGDHTAKYSGRLTMNPLASFDPVGSLFLLLFGFGWAKPVPIDSRYFKNPKRDTALTAVAGPLSNFLAAWVGGIIYFGLILAARLSLPGFVQSFFLAYITINVALAVFNLLPIPPLDGSKILGAFLSNRTLYNYYRYQNVIVMVAFLVLFSGMLDQPIWWLENLCLGGVQWLALLPYRFFGLV; encoded by the coding sequence ATGCTGATTGATATGTTAAGAGGCCTCTTTTCCGGCGGGTCCGTGGACATGGCGTCCGTGATTTCCCAGATTCTTGCAACGCTGTTCATTATTTTCTGCATTCTTCCGCTGCATGAATTCGCGCACGGCTGGGCCGCTGAAAAACTGGGCGACCACACCGCGAAATACAGCGGGCGGCTGACGATGAATCCTCTTGCGAGCTTTGACCCGGTCGGTTCGCTTTTCCTGCTTTTGTTCGGCTTCGGGTGGGCCAAGCCTGTGCCGATCGATTCGCGTTACTTTAAGAATCCGAAGCGCGACACGGCGCTGACCGCCGTGGCCGGCCCGCTCTCCAATTTTCTGGCGGCATGGGTCGGCGGCATTATTTACTTCGGCTTGATTCTGGCGGCCCGGCTGTCTCTTCCCGGGTTTGTCCAGAGCTTTTTCCTCGCTTATATTACCATCAATGTCGCTCTGGCGGTTTTCAACCTCCTTCCCATCCCGCCGCTGGACGGCTCGAAAATTCTTGGAGCGTTCCTTTCCAACCGGACTTTGTACAATTATTACCGCTATCAGAATGTGATCGTTATGGTGGCTTTTCTGGTTCTGTTCAGCGGGATGCTGGACCAGCCGATCTGGTGGCTGGAAAATCTTTGCCTGGGCGGGGTACAATGGCTCGCGCTTTTGCCGTACCGTTTCTTTGGGCTTGTATAA
- a CDS encoding glucose-6-phosphate isomerase, producing the protein MSVKIDLHHLAGFIDDSEFSAIVPQVRLAYETLLSGTGAGSDFLGWLDLPEKYDREEFTRICAAAEKIRSDSEIFVVIGIGGSYLGARAAIEFLQSQNYNALKKAGPQIYFAGNSLSPSALSEIMELCGEKDFSINVISKSGTTTEPAVAFRVFRGLLEKKYGKQGAARRIYCTTDRARGTLKQLADREGFETFVVPDNVGGRYSVLTAVGLLPIAVAGADIGALMTGAEEERAGLTGDAASDASCLYAAARNILYRKGKETEILVSYEPRFQMMCEWWKQLCGESEGKSGKGLFPASVIFSTDLHSMGQYIQQGRRNLFETVMLIDSPAADLKIEEDPDNADGLNFLAGRTMSYVNRKAFEGTVLAHTDGGVPNIILSVPDFSEKSLGCLIYFFERSIAVSGYLLGVNPFDQPGVESYKKNMFALLGKPGYESEKSILESRLK; encoded by the coding sequence TACGTCTTGCATATGAAACGCTTTTAAGCGGCACGGGCGCCGGAAGCGATTTCCTGGGCTGGCTGGATCTTCCCGAGAAATATGACAGGGAAGAATTTACCCGCATTTGTGCAGCGGCGGAGAAAATCCGTTCCGATTCGGAAATTTTTGTTGTGATCGGAATCGGAGGCTCCTATCTGGGAGCGCGCGCCGCCATTGAGTTTTTGCAGTCCCAAAATTACAACGCCCTGAAAAAAGCCGGACCTCAGATCTATTTTGCCGGCAACAGTTTGAGTCCTTCCGCCCTTTCTGAAATCATGGAGCTTTGTGGGGAGAAGGACTTTTCTATTAATGTCATCTCCAAATCCGGAACGACAACGGAACCTGCGGTGGCTTTCCGTGTTTTCAGAGGGCTGCTGGAAAAGAAATACGGAAAGCAGGGCGCGGCAAGGCGGATCTACTGCACGACGGACCGTGCCCGCGGGACTTTGAAGCAGCTTGCCGACAGGGAGGGCTTTGAGACATTTGTCGTCCCAGACAATGTGGGGGGCCGCTATTCGGTTCTGACCGCCGTCGGCCTTCTCCCGATTGCGGTGGCCGGCGCGGATATCGGCGCTCTGATGACAGGCGCGGAGGAAGAACGGGCCGGGCTTACCGGCGACGCAGCGTCCGACGCTTCCTGCCTGTATGCGGCGGCAAGGAATATTCTGTACCGCAAAGGAAAGGAAACCGAGATCCTTGTCAGCTATGAACCGCGTTTTCAGATGATGTGCGAATGGTGGAAACAGCTCTGCGGGGAAAGCGAGGGAAAAAGCGGCAAGGGGCTTTTCCCGGCATCCGTCATTTTCTCGACCGATCTGCACTCCATGGGGCAGTATATCCAGCAGGGACGGCGGAATCTGTTTGAAACGGTAATGCTGATCGACAGCCCCGCGGCGGATCTGAAAATTGAAGAGGACCCTGACAACGCGGACGGCCTGAATTTTCTTGCGGGGCGGACCATGTCTTATGTGAACCGCAAGGCCTTCGAGGGAACCGTATTGGCCCATACGGACGGCGGCGTTCCCAACATCATTCTCAGCGTGCCGGACTTTTCGGAAAAATCCCTCGGCTGCCTGATCTACTTTTTTGAACGCTCCATTGCGGTTTCAGGCTATCTTCTGGGAGTCAATCCGTTCGACCAGCCCGGTGTGGAAAGCTACAAAAAAAATATGTTCGCCCTATTGGGCAAGCCGGGTTATGAAAGCGAGAAGTCCATACTGGAGTCCCGACTGAAATAG
- the der gene encoding ribosome biogenesis GTPase Der: protein MALPVVAIVGRPNVGKSTLFNKLAGKRLSIVDDTPGVTRDRVYAECEWESRRFSIVDTGGIEPGGDVILAQTRAQARLAVEAADVIVFVTDVRTGPVAADHEIAAMLMKSGKPVVLCVNKCDSIGEPPPEFYEFYNLGLGDPIGVSSVHGHGTGDLLDSVISHFPEESGDADSEELIRVAVIGKPNAGKSSLVNWIAGEERCIVSDVAGTTRDAVDIAVENEYGRFLLIDTAGLRRKSRVDGSIERYSMLRAQMAVERSDVCVVMIDGTVGFTEQDSKVAGMAHEAGKACVIAVNKWDAVEKDGYTLDAYEKKLRDDFSFMPYAKILFISAKTGQRVDRLFQAVRDAAASGARRIATGMLNDVLAQATARVQPPTDKGRRLKIYYMTQVSVQPPAFVFFVNSQKLFHFSYQRFLENMIRDTFGFEGTPIRFLIRERGEK, encoded by the coding sequence ATGGCATTGCCGGTAGTCGCGATTGTCGGCCGGCCTAACGTCGGCAAATCGACGCTTTTCAATAAATTAGCCGGAAAACGCCTGTCCATAGTGGACGATACGCCGGGGGTGACGCGGGACCGCGTTTACGCGGAATGCGAATGGGAATCGCGCCGGTTCTCCATTGTGGATACGGGAGGTATCGAGCCGGGCGGGGATGTGATCCTGGCGCAGACCAGGGCGCAGGCGCGCCTTGCGGTGGAAGCGGCCGATGTGATCGTCTTTGTCACGGACGTGCGCACCGGGCCGGTTGCCGCCGACCATGAAATTGCCGCCATGCTGATGAAGAGCGGAAAACCCGTTGTGCTGTGCGTCAACAAATGCGACAGCATCGGTGAGCCGCCGCCTGAATTTTATGAGTTTTACAACTTGGGGCTGGGCGATCCCATCGGTGTTTCTTCCGTTCACGGGCACGGAACCGGAGATCTCCTCGACAGCGTGATTTCGCATTTTCCAGAAGAAAGCGGAGATGCCGATTCGGAGGAACTCATCCGGGTCGCGGTGATTGGCAAGCCGAATGCCGGAAAATCCTCGCTGGTCAATTGGATCGCCGGAGAGGAACGCTGCATTGTCTCCGATGTGGCCGGGACGACGCGGGACGCGGTGGATATCGCCGTGGAAAACGAGTACGGACGCTTCCTTTTGATCGATACCGCTGGTCTGCGGCGGAAAAGCAGGGTGGACGGCAGCATCGAACGGTACAGCATGCTCCGGGCGCAGATGGCGGTGGAGCGTTCAGATGTCTGTGTGGTGATGATCGACGGCACCGTCGGCTTCACCGAGCAGGACTCCAAGGTCGCGGGCATGGCGCATGAAGCGGGCAAGGCCTGCGTCATCGCGGTCAACAAGTGGGATGCGGTCGAAAAGGACGGCTACACGCTGGACGCGTACGAGAAAAAACTGCGCGACGACTTTTCTTTCATGCCGTATGCCAAAATTCTGTTTATTTCGGCAAAGACGGGCCAGCGCGTCGACCGCCTGTTCCAGGCGGTCCGGGACGCGGCGGCCTCCGGCGCCCGCCGTATTGCGACCGGGATGCTGAACGATGTTCTCGCGCAGGCGACCGCGCGGGTTCAGCCGCCCACCGACAAGGGACGCAGGCTGAAAATCTATTACATGACCCAGGTTTCCGTCCAACCGCCCGCTTTTGTCTTCTTTGTCAATTCCCAGAAGCTGTTCCATTTTTCCTATCAGCGTTTTCTGGAGAATATGATTCGCGACACGTTCGGCTTTGAGGGAACTCCGATCCGGTTTCTGATCCGCGAGCGCGGAGAGAAATAG
- a CDS encoding YceD family protein, translating to MLLDLKKIFSQESESCSFDYSMDLSSTGVNGVFPFVSPVKVKGTVTGCDGSARLKANVSFDFSIPCDRCAEQTDRHYDFAFSHILVRSLEKNEDDDRFIEVREEQLDLDELMREDILLELPTKFLCREDCRGLCPVCGKNLNKGPCGCGEHSTDPRLEVLEKLIH from the coding sequence ATGCTGCTGGATTTAAAAAAAATATTCTCTCAGGAAAGCGAAAGCTGCTCATTTGATTACAGCATGGACCTGTCGTCGACCGGAGTGAACGGTGTGTTTCCGTTTGTTTCCCCGGTGAAGGTAAAGGGTACTGTAACGGGCTGCGACGGTTCCGCAAGACTGAAAGCGAATGTTTCGTTCGACTTTTCGATTCCATGCGACCGCTGCGCGGAACAGACCGACAGGCACTATGATTTTGCTTTTTCCCATATCCTTGTTCGTTCTCTCGAAAAGAACGAGGACGACGACCGGTTCATCGAGGTCCGCGAGGAACAGTTGGATCTGGACGAGCTGATGCGGGAAGATATTCTGCTGGAACTTCCGACCAAGTTTCTATGCAGAGAGGACTGCAGGGGGCTGTGCCCGGTGTGCGGGAAAAATCTGAACAAGGGACCCTGCGGCTGCGGTGAACATTCCACGGATCCCCGGCTGGAAGTTTTGGAAAAATTGATTCATTAA
- the rpmF gene encoding 50S ribosomal protein L32, which translates to MAVPKRKQSSARQNKRRSNVWKMSAPALVKCPKCGELTAPHKVCGNCGYYNGREVIKKEA; encoded by the coding sequence ATGGCGGTACCAAAAAGAAAACAGTCGAGCGCCAGGCAGAACAAACGGCGTTCCAATGTCTGGAAGATGAGTGCGCCCGCTCTGGTAAAATGCCCGAAATGCGGAGAACTGACAGCTCCCCATAAAGTATGCGGCAATTGCGGCTACTACAATGGCAGGGAAGTAATTAAAAAGGAAGCGTAA